The proteins below are encoded in one region of Candidatus Eisenbacteria bacterium:
- the smc gene encoding chromosome segregation protein SMC: MFLHRLELQGFKSFADKTQVQFGGGVTGVIGPNGCGKTNVSDAIRWVMGEQSARQLRGDTMEDVIFNGSPTRKPHGMAEVHLTFKNDRGILPTEFSEVTVSRRVFRSGLSEYFINKTACRLKDIRDLFFDTGMGSHAYSVIERQMVDHILSDNTGHRRFLFEEAAGITKYKARKKETLAKLDLTEGDLVRLNDIVFEIERELRSLARQVGKARRYQRLRDDVQRLDLLLTAGRVQELSRKEKEAADQWQEEAVRREGVAAELDALEARLNDQKLVALELERELSTAQGGLRDREEARSQAEHQSVLLGERAAGLERRGSEAAEEAAQIERRLAEVLEREREAQSRLAEVREARTRAEAELEAAERELNTLEAGLRERRGVAAGHRQVSLELFSTEAEKRGAWEALRARGQSLEERGQSLGARIEELAAREGERARAGEAAEERRSGLADEFDRTRRRWLEADQAHAELTTAAHDAEESLSRRREEAAAADSRLQTLLELKRNYEGVSEGARALLAEEDRVPGLLGMVADVLEVPTQYLDALEASLGEASAFVLAEDREAMERALGRLRGLTSGRATLIDLSAIAASTLGPIPKDPGVRGRASELVRCEPRYRLLVDRLLGSVVVVEDRDAAARLSAQSEGGLRFVSLEAEVWERGRVRAGSTRSLAGLLHREMEVRELSGRLAEQRLTIEGQQRELDLLEKRRDDEAARRAEAQTELEARREALETLLRELEGAERERQWAQREAEERRSELTALEHERGALERAAAEAERELLEFQAELEQARALVVDADGELKALEARRDQAATGAQAARDTLLALSRELGEIESRWAREEQTQRELEASLVQRREEVTQAAARVAEIQAEVSGLAAGLSGLRDSEASQRERVVELQNRFNALKEEIQGSEEVVRDRRHEQAELSEFLHQIEIGKLEARAELERTFERLRTEYKMDPRRWEPEAPPEGFDPVVAESELTAARERLGSLGAVNLLAVEEYTKRKERYEFLTRQREDLLAAKAQLLEAIEKINTTASQLFVETFARVQEHFRDVFRTLFEGGDAELRAIGEDPLECEIEIVAKPRGKHLQSISLMSGGERALTAIALLFGIYLVKPSPFCLLDEVDAPLDDANVERFLKMLKRFSDKTQFVVITHNKVTMEAATLLYGVTMQELGVSKLVSVRFGESPASAETTAPRELAEATTG; encoded by the coding sequence ATGTTTCTCCACAGGCTCGAGCTCCAGGGTTTCAAGTCGTTCGCCGACAAGACCCAAGTGCAGTTCGGTGGCGGCGTCACCGGAGTCATCGGGCCGAACGGCTGCGGCAAGACCAACGTTTCGGACGCCATTCGCTGGGTGATGGGCGAACAGAGCGCTCGCCAGCTGCGCGGCGACACCATGGAAGACGTCATCTTCAACGGCTCGCCGACCCGCAAGCCGCACGGCATGGCCGAAGTCCATCTCACCTTCAAGAACGATCGCGGCATCCTGCCCACGGAGTTCAGCGAGGTCACGGTCTCGCGGCGCGTGTTCCGCTCCGGCCTCTCCGAATACTTCATCAACAAGACGGCGTGCCGGCTCAAGGACATCCGCGATCTCTTCTTCGACACCGGCATGGGAAGCCATGCGTACTCGGTGATCGAGCGGCAGATGGTGGACCACATCCTCTCCGACAACACCGGTCACCGCCGGTTCCTGTTCGAGGAAGCCGCGGGGATCACCAAGTACAAGGCGCGCAAGAAGGAGACGCTGGCCAAGCTCGACTTGACCGAAGGCGATCTCGTGCGTCTCAACGACATCGTGTTCGAGATCGAGCGCGAGCTGCGCTCTCTGGCGCGGCAGGTCGGAAAGGCGCGCCGGTACCAGCGTCTGCGCGACGACGTGCAGCGCCTCGACCTGCTGCTCACCGCGGGGCGGGTGCAGGAGCTTTCGCGCAAGGAGAAGGAAGCCGCCGATCAGTGGCAGGAGGAGGCGGTGCGTCGCGAAGGCGTCGCCGCCGAGCTCGATGCGCTCGAGGCCAGGCTCAATGACCAGAAGCTGGTGGCCCTCGAGCTCGAGCGCGAGCTGTCGACCGCTCAGGGCGGGTTGCGGGATCGCGAGGAAGCGCGGAGCCAGGCCGAGCACCAGTCGGTGCTGCTCGGCGAGCGCGCCGCGGGGCTCGAGCGCCGCGGAAGCGAAGCCGCCGAAGAAGCCGCGCAGATCGAGCGCCGTCTGGCCGAGGTGCTGGAGCGGGAGCGCGAGGCGCAGAGCCGGCTCGCGGAGGTCCGCGAGGCGCGAACCCGCGCCGAGGCCGAGCTCGAGGCCGCGGAGCGCGAGCTCAACACGCTCGAGGCCGGACTGCGGGAACGGCGCGGCGTGGCGGCCGGGCATCGCCAGGTCTCGCTCGAGCTCTTCTCGACCGAAGCCGAGAAGCGCGGCGCGTGGGAAGCGTTGCGCGCCCGCGGCCAGTCGCTCGAAGAGCGCGGCCAGTCGCTTGGCGCGCGCATCGAGGAGCTCGCGGCCCGCGAGGGCGAGCGAGCGCGCGCCGGGGAGGCCGCGGAGGAGCGCCGCAGCGGCCTGGCGGACGAGTTCGATCGGACGCGGCGGCGCTGGCTCGAAGCCGATCAGGCCCATGCCGAGCTGACCACCGCGGCGCACGACGCCGAAGAGTCCTTGTCGCGCCGGCGCGAGGAAGCCGCTGCCGCCGACTCCCGCCTGCAGACGCTGCTCGAGCTCAAGCGCAACTACGAAGGCGTGTCCGAAGGCGCGCGAGCTCTGCTGGCCGAAGAGGACCGCGTGCCGGGGCTGCTCGGGATGGTGGCCGATGTCCTGGAGGTCCCGACCCAATATCTCGACGCGCTCGAGGCCTCCCTCGGCGAAGCATCGGCGTTCGTGCTGGCAGAGGACCGCGAGGCGATGGAACGGGCGTTGGGCCGCCTGCGCGGCCTGACGTCCGGGCGCGCGACGTTGATCGACCTCAGCGCGATCGCCGCATCGACGCTCGGGCCGATTCCCAAGGACCCGGGTGTGCGCGGCCGCGCATCGGAGCTGGTGCGCTGCGAGCCGCGCTATCGCCTGCTGGTCGACCGGCTGCTCGGCTCGGTGGTGGTGGTCGAGGACCGCGACGCGGCGGCGCGACTGTCCGCTCAGTCGGAAGGCGGACTGCGCTTCGTGAGTCTCGAGGCCGAGGTCTGGGAGCGCGGACGCGTGCGCGCGGGCTCGACGCGGAGTCTGGCGGGGCTGCTGCATCGTGAGATGGAGGTGCGCGAGCTCTCCGGCCGGTTGGCCGAGCAGCGGCTGACGATCGAGGGTCAGCAGCGGGAGCTGGACTTGCTCGAGAAGCGCCGCGACGACGAGGCCGCCCGTCGCGCCGAAGCGCAGACCGAGCTGGAAGCGCGCCGCGAAGCGCTGGAGACGCTGCTGCGCGAGTTGGAGGGCGCCGAGCGTGAGCGGCAATGGGCGCAACGCGAAGCCGAGGAGCGCCGCTCCGAGCTCACGGCGCTGGAGCACGAGCGCGGAGCGCTTGAACGCGCCGCGGCCGAGGCCGAGCGCGAGCTGCTGGAGTTCCAGGCCGAGCTCGAGCAGGCGCGCGCGCTCGTGGTCGACGCGGACGGGGAGCTCAAGGCCCTCGAAGCCCGCCGCGACCAGGCGGCGACGGGAGCGCAGGCGGCACGCGACACGCTGCTCGCACTGTCCCGAGAGCTCGGTGAGATCGAATCGCGCTGGGCGCGCGAGGAGCAGACCCAGCGGGAGCTCGAAGCCAGTCTGGTCCAGCGGCGTGAAGAGGTCACGCAGGCGGCCGCACGCGTGGCCGAGATCCAGGCCGAGGTCAGCGGGCTCGCCGCGGGTCTCTCGGGCCTGCGTGACTCGGAAGCTTCACAGCGCGAGCGCGTGGTCGAGCTGCAGAACCGCTTCAACGCGCTCAAGGAGGAGATCCAGGGCAGCGAGGAGGTCGTGCGCGATCGCCGCCACGAGCAGGCGGAGCTCTCCGAATTCCTGCACCAGATCGAGATCGGCAAGCTCGAAGCGCGCGCCGAGCTGGAGCGCACCTTCGAGCGCCTGCGCACCGAATACAAGATGGATCCTCGTCGCTGGGAGCCCGAGGCGCCGCCGGAAGGGTTCGATCCGGTGGTGGCCGAATCCGAGCTCACCGCCGCCCGGGAGCGGCTCGGTTCGCTCGGCGCCGTCAATCTGCTGGCGGTCGAGGAGTACACCAAGCGCAAGGAGCGCTACGAATTCCTCACGCGACAGCGCGAGGACCTGCTGGCCGCCAAGGCCCAGCTCCTGGAAGCGATCGAGAAGATCAACACCACGGCCAGCCAGCTCTTCGTGGAGACCTTCGCCAGGGTTCAGGAGCACTTCCGCGACGTGTTCCGCACGCTGTTCGAGGGCGGCGACGCCGAGCTGCGCGCGATCGGCGAGGATCCGCTCGAGTGCGAGATCGAGATCGTCGCCAAGCCGCGCGGCAAGCACCTCCAGAGCATCAGCCTGATGTCGGGCGGCGAGCGCGCGCTGACCGCGATCGCTCTCCTGTTCGGCATCTATCTGGTCAAGCCCTCGCCCTTCTGCCTGCTCGACGAGGTGGACGCGCCGCTCGACGACGCCAACGTCGAGCGCTTCCTCAAGATGCTGAAGCGCTTCAGCGACAAGACCCAGTTCGTGGTCATCACGCACAACAAGGTGACGATGGAAGCGGCCACGCTTCTGTACGGCGTCACCATGCAGGAGCTGGGCGTGTCCAAGCTGGTGTCGGTGCGGTTCGGAGAATCGCCGGCCAGCGCCGAGACCACAGCACCCCGCGAGCTGGCCGAAGCCACCACCGGCTAG
- the selA gene encoding L-seryl-tRNA(Sec) selenium transferase, whose translation MPKPQLRALPSVEALLQHPSLANGDRDLPRPLLVEAARAELAEVRAQIKKGGGAPPPTEALVARVAARAAAAQRPDLRRVLNATGIVLHTNLGRAPLSQAAREALDRVAVGYSNLEFDLDSGRRGERGGGVERWLQRLTGAEAALAVNNGAAALLLVLSAIAAGRRVVVSRGELVEIGGSFRIPEILEKSGASLLEIGTTNRTHLRDYERALEKHKDVGAVLRVHRSNFRVQGFTAQPEVEDLAALAHRRKVPLIEDLGSGALVDLSTLGLEKEPTVRESLTAGCDVVTFSGDKLLGAPQAGLIVGRKSFVERARRDPLARALRLDKLALAALEATLPAYADPMRAVREIPALGMLAIAGEALERRARSLADALRQRLPWLEVEVERGAGEVGGGALPLQRLPGFVVTLEARGRAVDALDRWARAADPPVIGYIRAGKFRMDVRTLGDAEVAEVVDALAKATPP comes from the coding sequence GTGCCCAAGCCTCAATTGCGCGCTCTGCCCTCCGTGGAGGCGCTGCTCCAACATCCCAGCCTCGCCAATGGTGATCGGGATCTTCCCCGCCCATTGCTGGTCGAGGCCGCCCGCGCCGAGCTGGCCGAGGTGCGAGCCCAGATCAAGAAGGGGGGTGGCGCGCCGCCCCCCACGGAGGCGCTCGTCGCCCGGGTCGCGGCCCGCGCGGCCGCCGCGCAGCGCCCGGACCTGCGCCGAGTCCTGAACGCCACCGGCATCGTGCTCCACACCAATCTCGGCCGGGCGCCGCTCTCCCAGGCAGCCCGCGAGGCGCTCGACCGGGTCGCCGTTGGTTATTCGAACCTCGAGTTCGACCTCGACTCCGGGCGCCGCGGCGAGCGCGGGGGAGGCGTCGAGCGCTGGCTCCAGCGGCTGACCGGGGCCGAGGCGGCGCTGGCGGTCAACAACGGCGCGGCCGCGCTGCTGCTGGTGCTCTCGGCGATCGCGGCCGGCCGCAGGGTGGTGGTCTCGCGCGGCGAGCTGGTGGAGATCGGGGGCTCGTTCCGCATCCCGGAGATCCTCGAGAAGAGCGGGGCCTCGCTGCTCGAGATCGGAACCACCAATCGCACGCATCTCCGCGACTACGAGCGGGCGCTCGAGAAGCACAAGGACGTGGGCGCCGTGCTCCGCGTGCATCGGAGCAACTTTCGCGTCCAGGGCTTCACCGCGCAGCCGGAGGTCGAGGATCTGGCGGCCCTCGCCCACCGGAGAAAGGTGCCGCTCATCGAGGACCTCGGCAGCGGCGCGCTCGTCGATCTCTCGACGCTCGGTCTCGAGAAGGAACCGACGGTGAGAGAAAGTTTGACCGCCGGGTGTGACGTCGTTACTTTTTCCGGCGACAAGCTGCTCGGTGCTCCACAAGCAGGCCTGATCGTGGGCCGGAAGTCCTTCGTCGAGCGCGCGCGCCGGGATCCTCTGGCCCGCGCCCTGAGGCTGGACAAGCTGGCTCTGGCCGCGCTGGAAGCGACGCTTCCGGCGTATGCCGATCCGATGCGCGCCGTGCGCGAGATTCCCGCGCTCGGCATGCTCGCGATCGCGGGCGAGGCTCTGGAGCGCCGCGCGAGGTCGTTGGCGGACGCCTTGCGGCAGCGCCTGCCGTGGCTCGAAGTGGAGGTCGAGCGAGGCGCTGGAGAAGTAGGGGGCGGCGCGCTGCCGCTGCAGCGGCTGCCGGGGTTCGTCGTGACGCTCGAGGCGCGAGGCCGCGCCGTCGATGCGCTCGACCGATGGGCACGGGCCGCGGATCCGCCGGTGATCGGTTACATCCGAGCAGGGAAGTTCAGGATGGACGTGCGCACCCTCGGCGACGCCGAAGTCGCGGAAGTGGTCGACGCACTCGCGAAGGCCACACCTCCTTAG
- a CDS encoding HNH endonuclease signature motif containing protein codes for MAHIAEIDERQLYLPAGYASMHAYCVGELKLSEEAGFKRIHAGRTARRFPRIFRALAEGRLHLSAVILLAPHLDSESAEGLIEAAEGRSKSEIEALLVERYPRLELATGLCAVAVPEDPRFGNASSAEVGEAVQHAPGRVGAASKMTPVAPQRYAFEVIIDQVTFDKLRRAEELLAHTVPAGDMSKVLGRVLDLAIGQLEKRKFGATDNPRDARPSTDIRHIPAHVKRAVYERDGGQCTFAGESGHRCAEKRGLEFDHIEPVARGGRTTVENLRLRCRPHNQYEAGRVFGTEFMNQKREAARRARERIDEVAHCLRQLRYRAHEARRAAEFSDSIPSAPLEERVKRALTWFAPRVSSAAG; via the coding sequence TTGGCTCACATCGCCGAGATCGACGAACGACAGCTCTACTTGCCGGCTGGCTACGCCTCGATGCATGCCTACTGCGTCGGAGAGCTGAAGCTGTCCGAGGAAGCAGGGTTCAAGCGCATCCACGCCGGACGGACTGCTCGTCGCTTTCCACGCATCTTCCGAGCCCTCGCGGAGGGCCGGCTTCACCTGAGCGCCGTGATCCTCCTGGCGCCCCACCTCGATTCGGAGAGTGCTGAAGGTCTGATCGAGGCTGCCGAAGGCCGAAGCAAGTCAGAGATCGAGGCACTGCTGGTGGAGCGGTACCCACGACTGGAACTGGCGACCGGCCTGTGTGCGGTGGCAGTTCCCGAAGATCCTCGATTCGGAAACGCTAGCTCGGCCGAGGTCGGGGAAGCCGTCCAACACGCCCCGGGGCGTGTTGGGGCTGCCTCGAAGATGACGCCAGTCGCCCCCCAGCGATACGCCTTCGAGGTCATCATTGACCAAGTGACTTTCGACAAGCTGAGACGTGCCGAGGAGTTGCTGGCCCACACCGTTCCAGCCGGCGACATGAGCAAGGTCCTAGGACGCGTTCTGGATCTCGCGATTGGACAGCTCGAGAAACGGAAGTTCGGAGCCACAGACAACCCGCGAGATGCGAGACCTTCAACAGACATTCGCCACATTCCTGCCCACGTGAAGCGAGCCGTCTACGAGCGGGACGGCGGCCAGTGCACCTTCGCAGGAGAAAGCGGTCACCGATGCGCCGAGAAAAGAGGCCTGGAGTTCGATCACATCGAGCCGGTGGCCCGAGGGGGCCGGACGACGGTGGAGAACCTGCGACTCCGCTGCAGACCACACAACCAATACGAGGCGGGGCGAGTGTTCGGAACCGAGTTCATGAACCAGAAGCGCGAAGCGGCGCGCAGGGCCAGGGAGCGCATCGACGAGGTGGCGCACTGTCTCCGGCAGCTACGTTACCGGGCGCACGAGGCAAGGCGGGCCGCGGAGTTCAGTGACTCGATCCCGAGCGCCCCGCTGGAGGAGAGAGTGAAGCGCGCCTTGACCTGGTTCGCGCCGAGAGTCTCTAGCGCAGCGGGGTGA
- a CDS encoding Gfo/Idh/MocA family oxidoreductase, producing the protein MTAPAIRTTLLDAPKPLRAIRAAVIGLGKMGVAHTAVLATIPDVELVGLSDHHAPLGRSVRGLGHKAPFFDNPARLIDKTRPEAVFICTQPDAHRKLAEMALEAGAAIFVEKPLANTLSEAEAIAAAVERHGKPGACGYNLAFVPIFAAAHHVLRTGVLGQVQQTRASMYLSQTFGPRKGWMYDLARSGGGVVTNVSSHLLFLLQWMLGTPVDARAEGSWFFGEVEDEVHAMMRLQNGAEIGFDSSWSVPGYPYSAVVIEFEGRNGKMLVSNDGLELELATPQGDWPAGLTQLREADLPQPARFDVNGESYYLQDAAFLHWATGGVEPPNTVAAALEVQRMIDAIYRSARDHGATVPVKP; encoded by the coding sequence ATGACCGCACCCGCCATCCGCACCACGCTGCTCGATGCTCCGAAGCCGCTGCGCGCCATCCGCGCCGCGGTGATCGGCCTCGGCAAGATGGGCGTCGCGCACACCGCGGTGCTGGCCACCATCCCGGACGTGGAGCTGGTGGGTCTCTCGGATCATCACGCCCCGCTCGGCCGCAGCGTGCGCGGTCTGGGCCACAAGGCGCCGTTCTTCGACAACCCCGCCCGGTTGATCGACAAGACGCGCCCGGAGGCGGTGTTCATCTGCACGCAGCCCGACGCGCACAGAAAGCTCGCCGAGATGGCGCTCGAGGCGGGCGCCGCGATCTTCGTGGAGAAGCCGCTGGCGAACACGCTGTCCGAGGCCGAAGCGATCGCGGCCGCGGTCGAACGCCATGGCAAGCCGGGAGCGTGCGGCTACAACCTGGCATTCGTCCCGATCTTCGCCGCCGCGCACCACGTGCTGCGCACCGGCGTGCTGGGCCAGGTCCAGCAGACCCGCGCCTCGATGTACCTGTCCCAGACCTTCGGACCGCGCAAGGGATGGATGTACGACCTTGCGCGCTCGGGGGGAGGCGTGGTCACCAATGTCTCGTCTCACCTGCTGTTCCTCCTGCAGTGGATGCTGGGCACGCCCGTCGACGCGCGCGCCGAGGGATCGTGGTTCTTCGGCGAGGTCGAGGACGAGGTCCACGCCATGATGCGGCTCCAGAACGGCGCCGAGATCGGCTTCGACTCGTCGTGGAGCGTGCCCGGCTATCCGTACTCGGCGGTGGTGATCGAGTTCGAAGGCCGGAACGGCAAGATGCTGGTGTCGAACGACGGGCTCGAGCTGGAGCTGGCGACACCTCAGGGCGACTGGCCGGCCGGGCTCACGCAGCTGCGCGAAGCCGACCTGCCCCAGCCCGCGCGCTTCGACGTCAACGGCGAGAGCTACTACCTGCAGGACGCCGCCTTTCTGCACTGGGCGACGGGAGGGGTCGAGCCCCCCAACACGGTGGCGGCTGCGCTCGAAGTTCAGCGCATGATCGACGCCATCTATCGCTCGGCGCGCGATCATGGCGCCACCGTGCCGGTGAAGCCGTGA